GAGGAATCAAATCGCCATCCAGCAAGGTGAGCTCGAACAATCGAATGTAGATATGAGCAAAGAAATGACGGATTTAATCAATGTACAGCGGAGCTACCAGTTCCACTCGAAATCGATTACACTGGCCGACCAAATGCTCGGACTAGTGAACGGAATCCGTTAAGAGGGGAAGAACAATCAAAATGGCTTTGAACAAGAATAATCAAGAAGCAATAACGCGTGAAGAAGTGAAAAAGGAAAAGAAAAAAACACGCGAAAAAAAGAAAAGAATCCGGGTTCGCCTTATTCCGATCTGGCTTCGGATTATTATTGTGCTCGTTCTTTTAGCTGCGAGCATTGTGCTTGGCGCCATGTTCGGCTATGCAGTTATGGGCGGAGGCAAAGCAATGGATGTTTTTGAGAAGTCAACTTGGACTCATATTATAGATCTGGTAAATGGAGAATAATTTTTCGGAAGGAAGGGAGATTTCCCTTCCTTTTTATTTGGGTTTTTTAGTACAATGGTTAGTAAGTGTTAGTAGGAGGTACTAAAAAATGATGGACATCACCCAAATCAAAGAAATCATCCCGCACCGCTATCCATTTTTACTCGTTGATAAAATTCTGGAAATCGAAGAAGGAAAAAGGGCAGTCGGCATCAAGAATGTTACTGCGAACGAAGAATTCTTCAACGGGCATTTCCCTGATTACCCGGTCATGCCTGGTGTGCTGATCGTGGAAGCACTGGCTCAGGTCGGAGCAGTTGCCGTGTTGAAACTTGAAGAGAACCGCGGCAAAATCGGCTTTTTCGCCGGCATCGACAATTGCCGCTTTAAAAGACAGGTAAAACCAGGCGACCAGCTTAGGCTGGAAGTTGAGATGATCAAGCTGCGCGGACCGATTGGTAAAGGAAAAGCAGTCGCGACTGTAGACGGCGAGTTGGCTTGTGAAGCGGAGATTACGTTTGCGATTAAATAATGTAGAGGACCCAATTGATTTTGGGTTCTTTTTTTTATAAAACAATTTCATAAA
This DNA window, taken from Mesobacillus boroniphilus, encodes the following:
- a CDS encoding DNA-directed RNA polymerase subunit beta; the protein is MALNKNNQEAITREEVKKEKKKTREKKKRIRVRLIPIWLRIIIVLVLLAASIVLGAMFGYAVMGGGKAMDVFEKSTWTHIIDLVNGE
- the fabZ gene encoding 3-hydroxyacyl-ACP dehydratase FabZ, translating into MMDITQIKEIIPHRYPFLLVDKILEIEEGKRAVGIKNVTANEEFFNGHFPDYPVMPGVLIVEALAQVGAVAVLKLEENRGKIGFFAGIDNCRFKRQVKPGDQLRLEVEMIKLRGPIGKGKAVATVDGELACEAEITFAIK